The window AAGCCAAGGACTGATTTCATCAGCTGATTGAGGGGGAATGCTCTGACTAATTGCTTTCTTCGTATTGCAGACTTCTCTGACTCAATTTGGCTCCGATGATGTTCTATGCTCTTGTTCCTCTTTTCCTGCAAGCGGGTGAGCTCTTTGTCCTTTTTACACCATGTGTACCATAGTTTTCCTTGAAGAGGCAGTAGCTGTGATTTGATCTCAGACAATTTCTCTTTTTTCAAGAGTTGCACCAaggtttttgcttttgctttggctGTCACACACTCTTCTGCATCTTCATCAACAATGAATCCATGTTGGTGAGCTATGTCCTGACAGGCATCAAGACTTAAAAGGTTGTTTGACCCTGCTAGTCGATCTCTGATTGTTTTTATCAGCTCACCTATTAATTCTGCTTCATTTCTGTTCTTGATACCTATTTTTATGTTCTGGCTAGATTGGCCAGATGCAACATtctctttttcagtgaaaagacAAATCAAAGGCTTTTGAGACTGCCACAGGTCACGTAAAATTTTCATGCCTTTCTTGTCTCTCTGATCAGACTCAGATAAGAGAGCCACATTCACAGAAGATATCTCCTGTAAAAACTGCAGTTGTGGTTCATGGTCTCTTGCATCTCCATGCAGATTACAGAAAGCAACACAGCAGTCAAAAGTGTCATCAGCACTGCCACTGGGACAGTACCAAGAGATCTCCACAACACCTTTCATCAGAAGACAGTCTTTGGTGCTGCCTTTGCAGTGCCGATGGAAGAAAGTGTCATGTTTGTGTTTACTCAGCAGAGCATTCAGGATCTGCGActtggaagaggaaggagaactCCCAATCCGTATGAAGGACACAATGGGTGTCTCTGCCTGATaaatcagtttgtttttgtgactcTTAATTGTGGTCTGCTTTCCcaatttttctgtccctttccaGCTCTTTTTAATTTGGCTGAGGGACCAGAGAGGGAACTCTATCTGTGAGGTGCATGGATTTGGTACCAGGAGGGGAAGCGCAAACTGGCAGAAAGCGAGCTTTGTTGAAAGGTACTGTCTCATGAAATCATTGGCACAGTGAAAAATCGCCATCTGGAGGTCCATGGGGTGTACATGACTCTCCCTGTTTGCAGACTCATTGGATCCTTCaccaaaatcagtgaaaaaatcATCGAAGTTGTCAGAGGGTTCATGCTTATTTTCCTGAATTTTTGGTATATGTGTTACTTCTTGGTTACTTTTGTCTTTGCAAACTAGGTATCTCACCCGATAATCCACCGTTAATAGCTTTTGCAAGAAGTAAAATGGTAGTTCATTGTCCTTGGTGGGCTGACTGTCATGTAAAGATGTCTTGTATATTAGGTGGAAATCTTCTGTCCCCATTTTTCTTGGATAGTAACTTTCTAGTCCAAGGCGCCTGAGTAAATTGAGGAACTCCTGATttgcaattacttcatttattttGGATTCACTGCAAGATTTCTGCTCAGATTTTGATATAGATTGACTAGAAGGTTTTATTCCTTGAAAAGTGTCTTCCATGTCTTTGATTATATTGTGTTTTTTCAGATCATCGTATGTGTCATCCAAGCATCCATTGGTAAAGGAATGCAAGTCTCTTTCCAGCATCTCCCAGTCTTTGCATGCATTGTGCTTTTCAAGGAGAATTTTTATCTCTGTGGACCATGAATTCTTCATTTGATCTTTCATGACAACTAAACGGTCATGCTTCTGCTCAAGAGACAGCTCTTTATATTCGGGTGTTACAGTTAGACCCATCAGCAGCAGGAAGGCCTGAGCTCTGTAAACATCCTGGTCCTTCAGACTCAGATATTCTTTATGTGCCATTTGCATTTCCTTTATCATGAAATTAATTTCTGGACATCCAAGGAGGTACTGAAAAGTGCTGCTTTCCACTTGGTATCCTGTGCTGGTCGTAACTAAAAGCACTAACAGTTCTATGTCTTTCTGCATTCTGTCTCGGAGAAACTGGAGTAAGGAATAAACAGATAGGCTTATGGTCAGAGTGGCTTTTATCTTTGCTTCATGAATAGCAGCGGCAGAGGCTTCCGGTGCATAGGTGATTTCCTGAATGTACTCTTTCATTTGCAGCAGTGTCTTAGTGAGATCTTCAAACTCAGAAATATTGGGAGTTTCAGGAATTGTGTGCTCAGTGTGAAAGATCCATTGCATAATAAAAGAAGCCCTGGGAAAATCCTTAACAGAATACACATGAGGATCCAGCAGGCACCTCAGCAGAGATTTGATATACATGGtgttttctgaagatgacttcTGGCAAGACAAAACGGTATTTACCAGAAACTCCTGCAATGCTTTGTCTGACAGGCACATATTGATCCAGACActatgattttttgttttttcattcagaTTCTGTTTGAAATCTATCAACATGAGCAATTTCTTTTCATCCACTGTGAACTCCCAGGCCTTCACTCCCCCTAAGAAAGCTCTGGCCTCTTCCACTGCACTGACTAGTTCCTCTCCAAACAACATGCTGACATTGTGATTAGTTAGAGCTTCATACACAGCCTGAAGGCTGCTACTCATTTGATGAACAGATTTAAAATCGTTGCTGTGGTTAGACAGGACTATATCCCACACTGGGAGCAGCTGAAAGCCTCGGTCAATAACACACCAAGTTGTGTTACTAGTTACTAGCCCAGATTTCCACTGAGCAAGGGAATCCACCTCTGATGGGCCTCCTGTTTTGGTCACAAATAGCTGAATTGTTGTCTGTGCatctcttctgtctcctccctgAAATGTTGCCTCGAAACTGGATTTTGCAATATCAGAGCTCACTCCTGCACTGACACCAAAGCTGTTGTAGCTGGCCCCAATGTAGCAGTTCAGTGCTTCAGATGCTTGTCTCTTCATCTCTTCCCGCTGCTCAGCCCTGAATCCTTCTGTAGATGCTTTCCACCAGAATATTCCCCCAAAGTGTAGGGGGCCCTGGTTTACGTGGGACCCAAACCTGCTGAAGAAGCTCCCACACCTGCTTTTCAGCATGTTGAGCCTGTTTGCTTCCTGAGTGATGCTCAAAAGTTGCTCAATGTCTTGCAGCTCCCGCAGGGCCGCATCCGAGAGGCGAAGCTGATGCTTTTGGAAGTAGCAGGAGGCCAGAGGGATGTACTGGTACTTGGTGGTGCAAATGTATGCCTGCTCAGAGCATGACTGGTGGGTTTCCTCTGACTGTGAGGAGCTGTTGTAATCTACACCAACTTCAACATTAAACCCCCAGAACCCGGCTTTGGCAGCAACGCTGATGCTGAACCCCAGCTGCTCCATGGACTTGGTGAAAGTGGCTTCTGCTGCAGAGGATGAAAACTCTTTCTTCTCAAGCAGTGACCCTTGTTCTGGACCAGCGAGCTTGAATCCATCAGGAATGTTGATGAGCTGCTCTCGCTTTGCCAGCATGTCCACAAGGCTGTTGGTTCTGTAAATGCCCTGCAGGGCCAGTCCCCCTGATGCTCGCCTTAAGACTTCCTTATCGGAGACATTTTCACTCCTGCACACTGATTCCTCCTGCTGCTCCAGTTGCTTTTCTATCCTCTGCAACACCTCCACCAGTGTCTTCTCAGATAGTGTCCAGTACTCCTGGGGAATGTCCAAGGCTTTCCAcagctcctctttctttcttataAATTCCTTGGTGTGACTGCTGCTGTTCTGCAATTTTTTCAACTCCATCAGGGCTAACTTGGCTGCTTCTTGCCTCTCTTTTGTCATCTCCAAGTGCTTCTTCTGCAACTCCTCAACAGTTTTCTTCTTGTCTGTTATTTCCAGGAGTTGTTGGAGTGCCTTTTTTTCCCAGGGATACTGTACTTCACATTCCAGCTTAAGGTAATCTTCATATTGCAGATGTTTCAGAGCTTCTCTGGACTTAACCCCCAGTATCGCCGACAGTTTTGGGAGCCAGTATTCTGCATCCAGTCCTTCTCTCTCACAGCTTTCCACCAGTAATTTTTTAGCCAGATATCCCTTTTCAGCATCATCTGATCTGTCCTCCTGTGTATCCATGGCTGTGAAAGAGGAAAACATACTTTTGTCATGCAAACCTGATAATTCTCTCAGTTCAGTTGAATACTGAAGAGAATTTTTCAGTCCATAAAACTTCCATGTGTATTCAGCTTTCGTCCTACCCGCTACACTTTCTTACTGACCTTTTCCAACATAGGTATTGATCCTAGGTACTTGTTACTGTACTCTTTGACCTTTCAGAGCCTTTAATGTCAGCTTGTATTTTACACTCATTGTATATTTGAACAATACAATTAATGGATTTGGGATCTGATCCATCTCACCCTACAACAGATGCTCCTTTTGGTCAGATGATTGGCGCTCCAGACGATAAAGGGAAATTCCACTAAGACAGTACACTGTCACACGTCAGGCTCAGTTGACAAGGCAGGGTTGTAAAGATGAAGATAGGGAGCACCTCAAGGATTCAAGAATAAAAACACCAAGATGGAAAGTTACAAAATCCtaaaggagaaaaacaggcagTCAGGAGATGGCAACCCATGAACATCAAGGATTCATTCCAGGGAGCTGTGGAAGCCAACCCTTCTCTACCCACTCAATGACTGCCCAACCAGCAGAGACTCATCAGGGGCTTTTGGGGGTATGAGCAGACTATTGCTTAGCCTGGGAGCTAAACCCAGGTACCCATTGTGTACATTAGCCCGGGAGCTGCTTTGTATTTACAAAGTGTGGATCTCCTGCTTGCATAGTCTCTTTTGCATGCAGCAAAAGGTGCCcaaaaagagtgacccaggaCAGGACTATAATGTTTGTATGCTGTAGCATTTTCAAGGGTAGGAAGACCAAGCCTCGCCATGAAGTCAAAGCTCAATCTGactgtaatttaaaaagaatCCCCCAAAATAGGGATCATCCCAGAATACCAGACCACTTGCCGATCTCTGAAGTACTGGCCTCACTGCCACTGATTTGTGGCTGCTGACATGGGAGGGTGTGGGGTTCAGGCCTGCTTTCTCATGGGGAGAAGATGTGACAGGGTATGAAGGATGCAGGTAGGCTGGCCTGTGCGGCCGGGGCCTGGAGACCTAGGGAAAAGGCCTAGCTCCAGACATGAGGCCTTGGGTGCCCGAATCACCTTTCTGTGCCCCAGATTTTTCATAATGAGCCAGATGACCTGGGAACACACTGTCTCTTTTCCTAGCATTCCAGGTGCTGCTTTTAGAGCATGATCCTGGGAGTAGGAACTATGTACCCAGGGTCATGGTGGGAGAGTCTTGAGGGAGCTACAGGAGCATGAAGCCTGCTGGGACAGTTTTGGAGGAACATCTTGGGCCAGATGGGTGAAGGCTGTGCTAGTCAGTGTCTGTGCTCTCTGTTTGCAGGCTCATCTGGTTTCAAGACAAAGGCTGGATGTGGGAGAGCCTGAGGGAACGGTGTTGACAGTGCAGCAATATGTGCCCTGTCATACTACTGGACAGATCATGATCTGCCCTCTGTGAATGAAGCATTGCCAACTGCATCTACAGCCcctgaagagagggagagaaacaccCACATGCATTTTGAAGTCCTGGGACAGTTTCATTAGAGAATGGATTATTAAAGAATGGAAAACTGAGAGGAGAATGCAGTAGCCACAGGAATTCCTGCTTTATCAAGACCAGtacttatttatttctttaataataaGAAAGAAGCTGAGTCTAACTGTGTTAGTACATGGGAAGGACCACTAAGCATATTTATGGAATAAATCAGGATCTCTTCTTTTGTTGGTATAGTGACAAAAATCCTGGTATTATGGGTGGGACTGTAGTGTATGCTGAAGTATTTATGCAATTTGCCTGTAGAAAATAAGGCAAATGGTATAACTAGCAGCAGGTACAGTAGCTAAGTAGAGACCTAACATGGGAAACCTCCCACCCCATTTTAAACTTATCCAGTGTAGACATCTCCATGGGCACTAGTCACTCCAGTCTCCCTTCAAAGGCAATGGACAGGAATAGCCACCTCAAGGATGCTTTTCCTCAGCCCTACCCCAGAGGAACTGGACTCTGGAAGTGCTTGTGTCTTTGAAGGGCCCGTAACAGGAGACAGAGTAATTTGGGTGGAGATGTTTAGATTCTAAGAGAGGTGAATCCCACTATAACATTTTAAGGAAGAAATGCAAAAACTTCTAGGCTTGGGGAAAGAATGGGATGTCCCATGAATGCAGCACATTATCAAAGTATTGCCATATTTTCTAATGCACAGGTCTGGGAGGCAACACCATTCAAGCTGCCTGCACAGGTGTGGTGGAACGCAactaccccccccacacacacatacacacatctcGAGCCCAAAGCGTAgcagagcgcaactacccccccccccatctcaggcccaaagtgtggtggagcacaactatcccccctgCACAAAAACACCTTATCTGAGGCCCCAGCTGACTGCAAATAACTGATagcgcccagggctgaccaggaggaactaggcaatGCTGGTTGCAACtgctgaggccagaaatgggcatgagatcagcaaaacggtgtattttccccaacacagcatgagatcagcaaaaaggtttatctccacaccaaatattttatgaccatgagtcaaactccgtgcccataaatagcgctgcagcctagagcccactgagctctcctgcacggcagtgggctgcacggaggtgaatctccccttgagttgggacgcctctcaagttTACTCTCCTGGaattaagagaacctctgacaagaaaccgttggagtggtaagaaaccgagactcgggcactaacaaatgtgcagtaagatttgcttgctatgactacactgtatggccatcttcagtAAATCTGTTTTCAATAAACCCAGACATAATAATAAGAATAACCTACTAATAACTAAtaaccttcttcccccccccccttcgcccCCGCGACAACACCTGCTCAAATTCACCTTAACATTTTCCATTCCTGACCCCTGGTCCCTGAATTTCCCTGTTCAATCACTCTGTTACTAGAAGAACTTACATGTTGACTGTATCCAAAAACAGCTCCTTCAGGCTAGAAACAGGCCAACCAGCTATTGAAATGGCTGGCATGGTTCTGCTCAGTACTCCCATATCTGGATCTTGGTTCCGTCATGCTTCCATTCCCCACTTCTTTCTGAATATGCCTCCCCTTATCTCACCTTCTTGCCCTGCTCCTGGACCCAGCATGCAACCACTAATCCCACCATACCCCTTCCTAATGGACTACCCATTCCTGACTCCTATGAGGCCACTCTTCAGCTTCAGCTCCCAGCCTGCTCTCTCACCCactcttcaggcactgcactcCCTCCAAGTCCGTCCCTGCTTCTTTGAGCTGTTCCACTCTGCTGCTGACCTACTTTGTTCTTGCCCCGAGCTCAGCCCCTACTTGCAGATACCTGCTACCTCCCCAGCCTTACTCGTGCTGTCTAGCAGTGGAGAGCTGCCTTCCAAACTCGACACCCTGCCCAGACTTCAGCAGTCAGCTCCTGGGCACAGTCCTGTTTTTAGAACAGCGCCAGGGCACAGGCATAACTCCACAGCCATCCATGCTGGGACACTGCCAGGCCCCTGGCACAGGTGGGCTTCAGGCCAGCACATCCACCCCAGGGCCCATCCCCAGGGAAGGGGCATCCCCAGTGCAGCTTGGATGAGCCCTGGCTGGTGGGGAGAGTCTTCCAGGCTGGCCATAGCCAGCCTGGCCAGGGGCTCGCAGCAGAGAAGGGGCTCCACAGTGGTTATTTTCCTGGAATAGACAGCAATTCTCTCTCCCTTCAGTCCTGGTGCCAGCTCTTGAACCCAGACTTTTCACCTTTGCTTACATCAGTCTGTCCCTGAAACCCTCCCTGGATCCCTTCTTCTTTCCAGCCTGCTCCTACATGCAACCCTCCTGCCTCAGTCATACCCTCCCAAATCTGCCCTCACACCACAGGCACCGTGAGCTTCTTCAACAGACTGACGAGGAAAAGCTGCTTCCTCCATCCCACACTCCAGAGCAGACACCCATTTGTCTCATGTGCTAAAatcccttctctctttccctggcaTCTCTCAGTTCGTcaaaaaaatgcatcaaataCAAAGCCGAGGACAAAAAGGACCCCCAGTCAGTCctgcttcctccccctccctgccccagagcacacaggcagagaaaaatcATACCTTCCCTCTTCAGTGCTCTGCATCTCCGTGTGTGTTCGCAGCCCAGCTCACCCCCTTCTTTTTATATAGACACAAGTCATCTTGAAAGTAATGTCCCCTTCCTGTTTGCACAAAGGGGTGAAAAGGGTTTGTGCTTTCTGGGAAATCACATGTATTCACGGTGACCACTGAGTCAGCTTGTGAAAGGGAAACCTAGAAGCTGCAGCAAAGTGAAGAACAACATCCTGCCACTGCCAAGGGAGCCCTGCTAGATTTGCATTCCTGGGTCCCTAGCTTCTCCCCCATCTGTTTCCTGATTGTTTCTGTTGCTTCTGCACAATTGTGTCAGATATCAGCTGTACGAAACTGAATGCATGCTGATAAAGCTGCTGCCTGTGATCTCAGCGTTAAAGGGAGAGAGCAAAGAGCAGGGTTTGGACAGCTTTCAGGACTCTGTTGAAAATCTCTCTGACATGCATCTCTTCCCCTCAGTCCTCCTTCCCCCATCCTATTTCACTCAGTAGCATCCTCCTCGAGCCCACTTTTGgatctttctgtctgaaattcTTACAGATATCATTCATTCTCATCAAAAATGTCTGCTTCCCTTTCATTGCAtgcattttatataaatttttcCTTTCCAGGTTTCACACCACAGCTGTTCAGCTGAACTGGGCAGCTCAGGGAGGTTCAGCTTGTGCAGCATGAGGTCTCTGCAGTGAGGTGTCCATCTGCCTCCGCGGGAGAGCGATTCCTGGTTGTCTGCCTTGGGGCGAGCTGATTCTTGCTCTAGGCTTGGTTGGGCACAGTGGGAGTTTGGAGATGGAGCCCAGGTTACACCCAGGTGTGCCTATCCAAGATCTGAGAGCTGAACATCATGCCCAGGTGCTCCAGTTCTTTCCACCTAGTTCCCATtctgcaacagcagtctcctgtCATTCCTTTTCATCTCTCCTCTCCTGCACTGCATCGTTTCCCATTCCAGCTTCCTCCTACTTGCCACAATCACTTTTGCCACCAttttctgcctgctctgctcttcatCCCCTCTCCCTTCACTTCCAACCTTTGACCCTCTAATCACTCTCCAGTCTTGTCCCAAAATGAAAGAACAGAGAGTCAGGAGATGGCAATTTAGCATCATCTAGGATCATTTCTAAAGAATAATGGAGGTCAACCTTTCCCCTCCTGACTGATGATGGCCCAGCCACCAAAGACTCATCAGGGGCCTCACTTGGGGTACTAAGCTGACTAATGCTGAGCCAGAGAGCTCATTAGTCCTAGCTATCTATTGTGTGCAGTAgcaaataaataattgcttttaaGGTAAAAGCTTGCAAAGTCTCTATTCACATGGCAAAAGGTGCCTGAACAGAGTGAGCCAGAGACCAAGGGATACAAAAGTCCCAATCTGCACACTGAGACTGATCCCCCGAAAAGGGAGTTCATCTCCATTAAATGTTGACATCTGCTGTGCAGATGTTTATATCCAGCAAGAGCTGCTCATCACAACTCCCTTCATGATCAGTGGAGAGGGGTAGACACACACTCCATCTCCCCTAGAGTAGTATCTCAGAGAGGCAAGGACTGTCCATGTCTCTCCCCTGCCTGCATGGGGGTCTGGGGTGACCAGCTCACCAACAGAAGGTCAAAGCTAGCATGAAGAAACtccagccttggctgcagagcacATTGCAGAGGGCTACAGCAGCGTCCTGCTCTCTGGTTCTTGCCTTGCACTGGTGTGTCATGAGGACTTGTCAGGGTTGCAAGACTCAATCTGCAGATAGACAAGGGAGGAGCAGGAAGCTGCTTGTGGGTTAGGTATGTGGGAGATGAAGGCTGAGGCCGGGGCAGGTGGAAGTGGCATGATCTCAGCACAGGAGTCCCTGGGTCGGAAGGGTTGTCTGTAGAGGAGAACAGTGCTTTGTGTTCAAGTAAGTCTGCTGATGATGCCCAGCTTGTGGGTAGTACTTCAAAATTTCAGGCCTTTGTCACAGATATTGGAAGTTTGCTGGAAGCATCCATCTTGCTGGATCTTGCAGGGACCTCTGCCAAAGGCCTCTCCTCTTAGCATCCTCCATGGAAAATGTTTGGAAGCAGGCTGAGCCTGTTCTTGACCTTCAGTGCTAAATTAGCGTTGAACTGGAGTAAACAGTGACTTGAAATATCAAACAGTTCTTCCAGTCAGGAAGGAGAAAGTGTGACAATTAAACACTGAGATAGCGATACAActaaaaccaaaatacaaataCTCTTTTGGAACGGCTGAATTAGCTACTGAGtctgaaatgaaaagtgaaaGGAGCCTGAGAGCCAGTTTCAGTCACAGCCTGGTTTAGCCCTCTCAAAGAAAGACTCCGATTTCTGAGAAACAGAGCAAAGCTGAGCCAGGAATgggtgaaaagaagaaaaaaatcaaagtgatttTTAAATCTGTTCTGAATTTGCATAAAGAGGATGAGCTTGAGAGAGCTGAGAGCAGTGCAGGGATTGCTTTTTGTCTATCCCCGAGGCATGATGGCCCCTGAGGACACAGCTGCAAACACAGTGCCAGCCCTGATAGTCAGTTACTGGGGGGAAGAAAAGGCTCATCAACATCATGGAGGGGGCACTGAAAGCTTTCCTGTAAATGTGCAGACTGCCAGATAGAGGGGGCGTCTATCACCTCCTCTTTATTTGGCCAGTACTTTTCAATCTTTAGGTGCTTTATTCTGTTAAAGAACTTCTTTTTTGATCGTATGTTTTGACATGGTTACGACATGGTGCGGAGTCCAAGGTCAGCACATGCTGCCGCTTCGGCATTTAATTTGGCTTTTATCTATTCCTTCAGCACGTTATCGGTATCATTAATCAGTCATAAGGAAACTCAAGTCTCTTTCCAGGTCTGCCCACTTCTGGTTTTCCACATGTTCCACATAAGACAGatgtttcttcttctcctttttgtctGTGTTCATTTTACAGATTGCTCATCTTGTTcatgacaagaaaaaaacaaacaaaatggtcTTTAGTTGACCATTCATAAAGAATAATTATTAATGAAGCTTGTAATAAGTTCTGGTCTGCTTGCAGAAAAGGCAGGAAAGTTGCATGCATTTGAATAACACAGTCACTTCTTGGTCCCTGTCCCAAAATTAcccttgtattttctttctggctAATGGGTAGGGGTCGCCTGACAGCCTGATAAAAAGAAATAAGTaatcagtgaaaaaaagaaatcagttactGATAATGGCTGCTCAGTGGCTATGTTTGTCTGCAGCTGTtttgtatttcataaaaaaaacagtgaaaattttAATAGAAGAACACATAAAAACTGGAGTAAACAGTGACTTGAAATATCAAACAGTTCTTCCAGTCAGGAAGGTGCTTTGGAGGAAGCATGACAATTAAACACTGAGACAGTGAtgcaaataaaaccaaaatacaaat is drawn from Apteryx mantelli isolate bAptMan1 chromosome 3, bAptMan1.hap1, whole genome shotgun sequence and contains these coding sequences:
- the LOC106499624 gene encoding interferon-induced very large GTPase 1-like translates to MDTQEDRSDDAEKGYLAKKLLVESCEREGLDAEYWLPKLSAILGVKSREALKHLQYEDYLKLECEVQYPWEKKALQQLLEITDKKKTVEELQKKHLEMTKERQEAAKLALMELKKLQNSSSHTKEFIRKKEELWKALDIPQEYWTLSEKTLVEVLQRIEKQLEQQEESVCRSENVSDKEVLRRASGGLALQGIYRTNSLVDMLAKREQLINIPDGFKLAGPEQGSLLEKKEFSSSAAEATFTKSMEQLGFSISVAAKAGFWGFNVEVGVDYNSSSQSEETHQSCSEQAYICTTKYQYIPLASCYFQKHQLRLSDAALRELQDIEQLLSITQEANRLNMLKSRCGSFFSRFGSHVNQGPLHFGGIFWWKASTEGFRAEQREEMKRQASEALNCYIGASYNSFGVSAGVSSDIAKSSFEATFQGGDRRDAQTTIQLFVTKTGGPSEVDSLAQWKSGLVTSNTTWCVIDRGFQLLPVWDIVLSNHSNDFKSVHQMSSSLQAVYEALTNHNVSMLFGEELVSAVEEARAFLGGVKAWEFTVDEKKLLMLIDFKQNLNEKTKNHSVWINMCLSDKALQEFLVNTVLSCQKSSSENTMYIKSLLRCLLDPHVYSVKDFPRASFIMQWIFHTEHTIPETPNISEFEDLTKTLLQMKEYIQEITYAPEASAAAIHEAKIKATLTISLSVYSLLQFLRDRMQKDIELLVLLVTTSTGYQVESSTFQYLLGCPEINFMIKEMQMAHKEYLSLKDQDVYRAQAFLLLMGLTVTPEYKELSLEQKHDRLVVMKDQMKNSWSTEIKILLEKHNACKDWEMLERDLHSFTNGCLDDTYDDLKKHNIIKDMEDTFQGIKPSSQSISKSEQKSCSESKINEVIANQEFLNLLRRLGLESYYPRKMGTEDFHLIYKTSLHDSQPTKDNELPFYFLQKLLTVDYRVRYLVCKDKSNQEVTHIPKIQENKHEPSDNFDDFFTDFGEGSNESANRESHVHPMDLQMAIFHCANDFMRQYLSTKLAFCQFALPLLVPNPCTSQIEFPLWSLSQIKKSWKGTEKLGKQTTIKSHKNKLIYQAETPIVSFIRIGSSPSSSKSQILNALLSKHKHDTFFHRHCKGSTKDCLLMKGVVEISWYCPSGSADDTFDCCVAFCNLHGDARDHEPQLQFLQEISSVNVALLSESDQRDKKGMKILRDLWQSQKPLICLFTEKENVASGQSSQNIKIGIKNRNEAELIGELIKTIRDRLAGSNNLLSLDACQDIAHQHGFIVDEDAEECVTAKAKAKTLVQLLKKEKLSEIKSQLLPLQGKLWYTWCKKDKELTRLQEKRNKSIEHHRSQIESEKSAIRRKQLVRAFPLNQLMKSVLGFLQSQSEDTKKYFLQWMKVFMDDLSSDRLDELKKEYHQLWYQILAIKKSNEKNDLKTLLMNKLEVLSNEINDSSIGLEHILREVGQIHEALEPMNSKDKCFFKLPEIAADLMVSGYPIELMDGDASYVPLRWVGAIFDKLIEKLGDKRVYVLSVLGIQSTGKSTLLNAMFGLQFNVSAGRCTRGAFMQLLKVDEKLQQDVNFDYMLIVDTEGLRAIEMANKQSLNHDNELATFVIGIGNMTLINIFGENPSEMQDVLQIAVQAFLRMKQVNLSPSCLFVHQNVGEITAKEQNMEGQRRLQEKLDEMTVTAAQQEFCDVTCFSDVIRFDVNTHIHYFAHLWEGNPPMAPPNPTYSQNVQELKSKILQAAKKEVQGSILRLSSLKVRISDLWNALLNENFVFSFKNSVEIATYKKLETVYSQWTWQLRSHILDLQMKLDNRIQNGELQKVTIEHLEKLVQEKNDTIMKDLEKYFSEDKDREILVQWKSSTELKLKELKESLLVETRRKCEKLIELKKNQGKLDERKSEYENELLKRSRELALSIKGQKLSEKELRKNFDALWVLWVTEVSSAAPPPEQVNIDVDVEDVLLDHFKEPNLAARIKIFSKKHIFSVDLKKHVIKKNSWLSWSTNLDDAEVNHINRITENIKAHVKANIDKKEKDKMDYSRSFIHEILNEVEKGINSVPSNAKYSFNKDYKIDLSLYLCKMAAERFKDMHTAFKIANDPAIYLESKREDFFKCFQISCQGATSVTTFADFLCNKISPALYQAVYEKTALTIARDMKAKIPDFGGNRSQLEVCILKYLAQEENFEKFKHYLHSPEDFFEEYIKKRVDEYCLDKNRRLEMFLNDSLTHYYENIQSAVFTATRVVKDRKDKNDKISLWLDEFCSTLGEVLNLPRKDLKGIEHLKTTDIEFLNNAMTKALAPLQDELKQGFANADMSSFERQPHTILAEQFAGCWKQCPFCGAVCTNTMSKHDGDHQLVFHRPKVLTGYRWHKTDNLVIDICSSSVASECLFRIGENTWIPYKKYRDAGHPYSTWNILPDPSMQAYWKWFVCHFRTQLEQLHNGKFQGKGEIPDPWKRITKQEAISELDKF